TTGCCAGGTGAGGTCGCAGCCGGGCTTGGACTCGGCAAGGGCGGCCTGTGCCTTCTGGTACGCGTGCAGGACGGTGACGGGTATGCCGGCTTCGGGCTCACCGGTGTTGGCGTCACCGTCACCGTCGCCCACGCTGGGCGTCTCGGTGGGGCTGTCGAGGGGCGGCAGATCCGTGTAGTAAGGGGAGTCGCCGGTCGCGCCGGTGTCGGTGTCGGCCGCGGGAGTGTCCGTGCGCTGCCGACCGCTGTCGGTCAGGCCGGGGGCCTGGGACGCGGTCAGCGCCGCGACCGCGGCCGCCGTCAGGGCGGCGGTTGCCGTCCCCTTGCGCAGCCTCCTGCCGAAGCGCGCCGCCGTTGCGAGAACCCCTCCCGTCGACGATCGTGCGGGGCCGTCCGCGCTCCCCAGCGCGTCGGCCAGCGTGACACTACGACAACTGCGCGTGGATACTTGTTCGTGCCTGATTCTCACCGGTTGTCAACCTCCGATTTCAGTGGTCGGTCAGGTCCGGGCCACCCGCATCGGCCCGATCGGCGCGTCCCGCACAGTGGGCGGCGTTGATCGCGTCACGGTTACGGGACTGCGATCCGAGCGGCAGGACCGGGGCGGTGCGGTGCGATCAGTAGTGGGACGTCAGCCGGCAGACGGCGGCCGGCAACGCGGCAGCCGTCCAGGCACTGCCCAGAGCTGCGGCCTCCCCGTCACAGTGCTACGGTCGTCCTCTCGGTGTGTGTGCTGATCCACAGGTCCAGCAGCTCCGTCCGGCGGGTGGGTTCCCAGCCGGGCACGATGACGACCGGGCCGCAGCGCCGACTGAGCAGGCGGGCGTAGAACTCCCGTATCTCCGCGCCGTCGTACGGGTCCCGGGCCGGCGTGAAGAGCACGGCCCCGCGGCTCGTGACCGCGAAGAGGACGTCGGAGTGCAGGAACACACCGAAATCGGGGTCCTCCGGGAGGCCGCAGACGCACCAGCGCACGCGGGCATGATCGGTCCACAGCGTCTCGGTCGCCGGGCTCCTCTGCGCCTCGGCCGTCCCGGCGCCCGTCCTCATGGCCCCCGTCGTCGCGCGCAGCCCGTGCGCCACGGCGGCGCGGCGGGGGAGCATGCGGATCGGCTGCGATCCGGCCGGACGGAATCCCCACCGGGTCAGGTAGTTGCGGATGGTCGTGGTGGCCAGTGCAACGCCGAACTCCCGGTGGGCCAGCTCCGCGAGGGACTGCCAGGTCCACAGCACGTCCCGCAGCCCCACCTTGTCGGGCGTCGTCGTCGTCATGGTCCGGAGCATCCAGAGCTGCCGTGCGGACGAGAGCGCCAGCTGATCGCCCGGCCTTCGGCCGCGTCTGCGCGGGCGCAGCGCGTCGGAGCCCTCCAGCCGGTAGGCCCGGACCCAGGCCCCCACGGTCTGCCGGGAGACCCCGTACAGCCGCGCGACCTCCGTGCGCGGCACACCCGACTCCACGGCCGCGACGGCACACCGCCGCAGATCCTCAAGCCCGTCGGCCGACAGTTTGCGAGCGTCGCGTATGTTTGACAGGATGTCGCGATCCTCCTTCGTCCGGGCCGCCGCGCGGCGGCCCTTCACCGGATATCAACCGGAATGCGTACGACGTCCTGGTCGATGTCGGACGTGCGTACGGTCAGCGCCAGCTCCCACCGCCCGGGCAGGGGCAGCGAGAAGGCGCTCGAGATGTGGTGGCCGGGTTCCGCGTACGTCAGGGGAACGCGGATCGGCCCCACCGAGGGCTTGCGCAGGCTGAACTCCGCCCGTACCTCGGGCACGTCTCTCGGCCTTCCCCGGGTGTCGAAAACCGCGAGGTGGACTTCGTTCACCCCTCTCGCCGCGGGGCTGACCACCACGGCGACCACACCCTTTCCGCTCCGCCCTTCGCTGTCGAAGGCGACCGCCCGACTGAACGGCACGGCGGTCCGGGGTCCGGCGGGCGCCGCTCCCGCCGCGGGCCGCCGGTCCTGCCGGTGCGCCGACGTCCCGCCGCCGGCGGTCGCCGGATCGGTGTTCGCCAGGACGGTCGAGACCGCGAGCAGGACGGCGGCGATCAGTGTCTCCGCCGTCACCAGCCTTTTGAAGCGCCGGATTTGGCCGCCGTCCGGCCCCGGCCGACCCGGCCTGCGCCGGCCCTGGGCCACCAACGGTGCCGGGCCGTAGTGGCGCCGCACCCACGCACGGCCCCCGGCGCCCAGCCCGACGAGCACCGCGACCAGGCACAACTTGGCGAGCAGGACGCGTCCGTACAGCGTGCCCGGCAGTGCCTGCGCACTGCCCAGCTGCCGCCATGCCTGGAAGAGACCGGTGGTCAGGAGCAGGACGACGCATATCCCCGCGACGCGCGAGAACCGGGTGACGGTGGGCTCCAGAACCGGGGTGTCGGGGGCGTCCCGCGACCGCAGCAGCACCGTGCCCAGGACGACGAGTCCGCCTGTCCAGACCGCCATGGCGACGAGATGGACCGCGTCGGCCGGCACGGCGAGCGCGGCCAGTGGGCCCGCTGCGCTGTGGCCCGCGAGGCTCCATGTCAGGGCGAGCGCGCAGCCCACGCCGAGCACGGCGACGGTGTTCCGCCTCCGGCCGTGCCGTCCGGGGCCGGAGGAGGGCCCCGCCCCGGACGCTCGCTCCGCCCGGTCGCCCGGGGCCGGACTGTCGGCGGTCACGCGCCGGGGGGCGAGGACCAGTCCGGCCGCGACGAGAGCGAGCAGCACGGCACGCAGCACGAGCATCAAGCCCATGCGGCTGCCCAGCGTCGCGGCGATGAGGGAGCCGTCCAGGGCGGAGAACAGGGAGGTGCCCGCCGCGTACGGCCCGTAGAGGAGCAGCGAGAGCACCGTCGCCGCCATGAGGGCGGACCAGCCGGTCCACACCAGCCCGTGGACGGGGCGCCGCCGGAACCCGGCGGGCCAGCAGGCCGCGACGAAGAAGGCGGTCCCCACAAGAACGGCGAAGCCCACGAAGGAGACCCATCGCGCCGCGTCGTGCAGGGCGACGGCCGCGGTCACCGCGCCGTCTTCCGTGCCCGCGGACGCGGGCGAGCTCCCGTCCGTCGGCCGGCCGACGCTGAAGGAGAACGTGCCCTGCACGGGATGGGAGTCGGCCGAAACCGTGTGCCAGACGATGGTGTAGGTGCCCTTGGCCGACAGGGTCCGCAGCCTGACGGCGACCTTCTCGGCCCTGCCCCCGGGATGCTCCGGCCGGCCCGTCGCGACGGTGTCGCCGTCCGGCGCGATCACGCCGACTCGGGTC
This portion of the Streptomyces sp. NBC_01750 genome encodes:
- a CDS encoding helix-turn-helix domain-containing protein — translated: MKGRRAAARTKEDRDILSNIRDARKLSADGLEDLRRCAVAAVESGVPRTEVARLYGVSRQTVGAWVRAYRLEGSDALRPRRRGRRPGDQLALSSARQLWMLRTMTTTTPDKVGLRDVLWTWQSLAELAHREFGVALATTTIRNYLTRWGFRPAGSQPIRMLPRRAAVAHGLRATTGAMRTGAGTAEAQRSPATETLWTDHARVRWCVCGLPEDPDFGVFLHSDVLFAVTSRGAVLFTPARDPYDGAEIREFYARLLSRRCGPVVIVPGWEPTRRTELLDLWISTHTERTTVAL
- a CDS encoding copper resistance CopC/CopD family protein — protein: MHRATLHTSVYACVALLLAALAVVVGSTPARAHASVASTAPADRQVLGTPPTRVSLTFTEPVSLGLTRVGVIAPDGDTVATGRPEHPGGRAEKVAVRLRTLSAKGTYTIVWHTVSADSHPVQGTFSFSVGRPTDGSSPASAGTEDGAVTAAVALHDAARWVSFVGFAVLVGTAFFVAACWPAGFRRRPVHGLVWTGWSALMAATVLSLLLYGPYAAGTSLFSALDGSLIAATLGSRMGLMLVLRAVLLALVAAGLVLAPRRVTADSPAPGDRAERASGAGPSSGPGRHGRRRNTVAVLGVGCALALTWSLAGHSAAGPLAALAVPADAVHLVAMAVWTGGLVVLGTVLLRSRDAPDTPVLEPTVTRFSRVAGICVVLLLTTGLFQAWRQLGSAQALPGTLYGRVLLAKLCLVAVLVGLGAGGRAWVRRHYGPAPLVAQGRRRPGRPGPDGGQIRRFKRLVTAETLIAAVLLAVSTVLANTDPATAGGGTSAHRQDRRPAAGAAPAGPRTAVPFSRAVAFDSEGRSGKGVVAVVVSPAARGVNEVHLAVFDTRGRPRDVPEVRAEFSLRKPSVGPIRVPLTYAEPGHHISSAFSLPLPGRWELALTVRTSDIDQDVVRIPVDIR